A single genomic interval of Stieleria maiorica harbors:
- the rpsJ gene encoding 30S ribosomal protein S10 — MSAGANEVIRIRMEAYDHSVLDQSAQEIVDTVKRTHSEVHGPIPLPTRVERYTVLSSPFVNKKARQQYEIRTHKRLIDIVQATAKTIEALNKLSLPAGVDIKIKASAR; from the coding sequence GTGTCAGCCGGAGCCAACGAAGTCATTCGGATTCGTATGGAAGCATACGATCACTCCGTGCTCGATCAGAGTGCCCAGGAAATTGTGGACACGGTTAAGCGGACGCACAGCGAGGTGCACGGGCCGATCCCGTTGCCGACGCGTGTCGAGCGGTACACCGTGCTTTCAAGCCCGTTTGTGAATAAGAAGGCTCGTCAGCAGTACGAGATCCGAACGCACAAGCGGTTGATCGACATCGTCCAAGCGACCGCGAAGACGATTGAAGCACTGAACAAACTGAGTCTGCCTGCAGGGGTGGATATCAAAATCAAAGCTTCGGCCCGATAG
- the rplC gene encoding 50S ribosomal protein L3: MTQVYEEDGTVVPVTVIQAGPCSVLQIRSVDRDGYSAVQLGFEDKPRRLAGRAERGHVAKLDSKRSKKRADAGVELVEKAGCEPQRFIREFRGETDLPVGGKVTVEAFDGVKRVDVTGTSKGRGFAGVMKRHNFAGQRATHGVKKVHRHAGGTGCSASPSRLFKGIRMAGQYGNVKVTTRNLELVRVMPEDNLLLVRGSVPGPNGGLVSIRQTNKVG; encoded by the coding sequence ATGACTCAGGTCTACGAAGAGGACGGCACTGTCGTTCCCGTGACCGTGATTCAGGCCGGCCCGTGTAGTGTGCTCCAGATCCGCTCTGTTGACCGTGACGGCTACAGTGCTGTCCAGTTGGGTTTTGAAGACAAGCCTCGTCGCCTTGCGGGTCGTGCAGAGCGTGGCCATGTGGCGAAGCTTGATAGTAAGCGGTCTAAGAAGCGCGCCGACGCCGGCGTTGAGCTTGTTGAGAAAGCCGGTTGCGAGCCGCAGCGGTTTATTCGCGAGTTCCGCGGCGAAACGGATTTGCCGGTCGGCGGCAAGGTTACTGTCGAAGCCTTTGATGGTGTCAAGCGAGTCGACGTGACCGGCACCAGTAAGGGCCGCGGCTTTGCTGGTGTGATGAAGCGGCATAACTTCGCCGGGCAGCGTGCGACTCACGGCGTCAAGAAGGTTCACCGTCATGCGGGTGGTACCGGTTGCAGTGCTTCGCCGAGTCGCCTGTTCAAGGGTATTCGCATGGCAGGTCAGTACGGCAATGTCAAGGTGACGACGCGAAACCTGGAGTTGGTTCGCGTGATGCCGGAAGACAACTTGCTGCTGGTCCGCGGTTCTGTCCCCGGTCCCAATGGTGGCCTGGTTTCGATCCGTCAAACGAACAAGGTGGGCTAG